The Micromonospora sp. NBC_01740 genome includes a window with the following:
- a CDS encoding CapA family protein has protein sequence MPELTLFLGGDVMTGRGVDAILPTPGPPELREPAVRDARDYVDLARDANGPVPRPAPPAWPWGEALHLLDELRPAARVVNLETAVTGRGEHAPAKAIHYRMHPGNLSCLAAARLDVCALANNHSLDFGPVGLTDTLDALADAGIATAGAGRDAASAWRPARVSLGRGGRLLVWSVAVPSSGVPPPWAATAGSAGVAYLPEVSVASADALAGRIAAVAGPGDRVLVSVHWGTNWGYEVPPAHVDFAHRLVDAGVDVVHGHSSHHPRPVEVYRDRLILYGCGDLVDDYEGIGGREAYRPELRLLWLPTLDADTGALRRLRAAPVRMRRMRLERAAPDEAGWLAGLLGGFGPPFARGFAVDGDGLLTLHPR, from the coding sequence ATGCCCGAGCTGACCCTCTTCCTCGGCGGCGACGTGATGACCGGCCGGGGCGTGGACGCGATCCTGCCCACGCCCGGCCCGCCCGAGCTGCGCGAACCGGCGGTACGCGACGCCCGTGACTACGTCGACCTCGCCCGGGACGCCAACGGGCCGGTCCCGCGCCCGGCGCCGCCGGCCTGGCCGTGGGGCGAGGCGCTGCACCTGCTCGACGAGCTGCGGCCCGCCGCCCGCGTGGTCAACCTGGAGACCGCGGTGACCGGCCGGGGCGAGCACGCACCGGCCAAGGCGATCCACTACCGGATGCACCCGGGAAACCTGTCCTGCCTCGCCGCGGCCCGGCTCGACGTCTGCGCCCTGGCCAACAACCACAGCCTCGACTTCGGCCCGGTCGGGCTCACCGACACCCTCGACGCGCTGGCCGACGCCGGCATCGCCACCGCCGGCGCCGGCCGGGACGCGGCGTCGGCCTGGCGGCCCGCCCGGGTTTCGCTCGGCCGTGGCGGCCGGCTGCTCGTCTGGTCGGTGGCCGTACCGTCCAGCGGGGTGCCCCCGCCCTGGGCGGCCACCGCCGGGTCGGCCGGGGTGGCGTACCTGCCGGAGGTCTCGGTCGCCTCGGCGGACGCGTTGGCCGGACGGATCGCCGCCGTGGCCGGGCCGGGGGACCGGGTGCTGGTCTCCGTGCACTGGGGCACCAACTGGGGGTACGAGGTGCCGCCCGCGCACGTCGACTTCGCCCACCGGCTGGTGGACGCCGGCGTGGACGTGGTGCACGGCCACTCGTCGCACCATCCCCGCCCCGTCGAGGTGTACCGCGACCGGCTCATCCTCTACGGCTGCGGCGACCTCGTCGACGACTACGAGGGCATCGGCGGGCGGGAGGCGTACCGCCCGGAGCTGCGGCTGCTCTGGCTGCCGACCCTCGACGCGGACACCGGGGCGCTGCGGCGCCTGCGGGCGGCCCCGGTACGGATGCGCCGGATGCGGCTGGAGCGGGCCGCGCCCGACGAGGCCGGCTGGCTGGCGGGGCTGCTCGGCGGCTTCGGCCCACCGTTCGCGCGCGGGTTCGCCGTCGACGGCGACGGGCTGCTGACGCTCCATCCCCGCTGA
- a CDS encoding extracellular solute-binding protein produces the protein MTPVGRAAPAARLSRRTLLRATAALTATAGAGCAATPPAVQVAVVWSGGELARFREVVGNYGADVQVISAGNDIDAFLRARQLAGTSPDVAILPRSGLVVEYARRGWLRELTPATSYALPPGMADLLSADGRRYGVWVKAAHKSLFWYFPSMLPAPPRTWDQLVTLTRRLGARARSGDGPAPLAVGAADGWVLTDWFENVLADVAPPGHYEALARGEADWRSPSVHTALDRLAELWGVDGAFPGGGRRALLTQYEESVIQVVHHRRATMLFEADFVDDVSRRFRRGPEQPETFRFPGARVADGPLIVGGDAAVAFAGSARGAELVRWLSGGSAFQPWLRAGGYLSPNVSVPLGDYRDPVRRRLAAELRTAEAVRFDLSDRLPGPFTGSDGVGIWRIMQDFFADVTDGVPAGRATRRAVGQLAAAARSAGGGR, from the coding sequence GTGACGCCGGTGGGCCGGGCCGCGCCGGCGGCGCGGCTGAGCCGCCGCACCCTGCTGCGGGCCACCGCCGCGCTCACCGCGACGGCCGGCGCGGGCTGTGCCGCCACGCCGCCGGCGGTCCAGGTCGCGGTCGTGTGGAGCGGCGGCGAGCTGGCCCGTTTCCGCGAGGTCGTGGGCAACTACGGCGCCGACGTGCAGGTGATCAGCGCCGGCAACGACATCGACGCGTTCCTGCGCGCCCGCCAACTGGCCGGCACCAGCCCCGACGTGGCGATCCTGCCCCGGTCCGGGCTGGTCGTCGAGTACGCCCGGCGCGGCTGGCTGCGCGAGCTGACCCCCGCCACCAGCTACGCCCTCCCGCCCGGCATGGCCGACCTGCTCTCCGCCGACGGGCGCCGCTACGGCGTCTGGGTCAAGGCGGCCCACAAGTCGCTGTTCTGGTACTTCCCGTCGATGCTCCCCGCGCCGCCGCGCACCTGGGACCAGCTCGTGACGCTCACCCGGCGGCTCGGCGCGCGGGCCCGCTCGGGCGACGGCCCGGCGCCGCTGGCCGTCGGCGCGGCCGACGGGTGGGTGCTCACCGACTGGTTCGAGAACGTGCTCGCCGACGTGGCCCCGCCCGGCCACTACGAGGCGCTGGCGCGCGGCGAGGCCGACTGGCGGAGCCCGTCGGTGCACACGGCGCTGGACCGGCTCGCCGAGCTGTGGGGCGTCGACGGCGCGTTCCCCGGCGGCGGTCGCCGGGCCCTGCTCACCCAGTACGAGGAGTCGGTGATCCAGGTGGTGCACCACCGGCGGGCCACGATGCTCTTCGAGGCCGACTTCGTCGACGACGTCAGCCGCCGGTTCCGCCGGGGCCCGGAGCAGCCGGAGACCTTCCGCTTCCCGGGCGCCCGGGTGGCCGACGGCCCGCTGATCGTCGGCGGTGACGCCGCCGTGGCGTTCGCCGGTTCGGCCCGTGGGGCGGAGCTGGTGCGCTGGCTCAGCGGCGGCTCCGCCTTCCAGCCGTGGCTGCGCGCCGGCGGCTACCTCTCCCCCAACGTGTCCGTGCCGCTGGGCGACTACCGCGATCCCGTCCGCCGCCGCCTCGCCGCCGAGCTACGCACGGCCGAGGCGGTGCGCTTCGACCTGTCCGACCGGCTGCCGGGCCCGTTCACCGGCTCCGACGGGGTGGGCATCTGGCGGATCATGCAGGACTTCTTCGCCGACGTCACCGACGGGGTCCCCGCCGGCAGGGCGACCCGGCGGGCCGTCGGGCAACTGGCGGCGGCGGCCCGGTCGGCGGGCGGCGGCCGATGA
- a CDS encoding SDR family NAD(P)-dependent oxidoreductase, whose product MRRFVFIGGTAVVTGAASGIGEALVHGLARRGSDLVLVDRDAGRLDAVVAAVRAAHPDRQLTAYVVDLADAAATARVAEEIRRRHPALRLLVNNAGVALGGRFDQVSLDEFSWVVDVNFRAVAQLTHALLPTLRVEPGAHLVNVSSLFGIIAPAGQTAYAASKFAVRGFTEALRQELAGEGIGVTCVHPGGIRTRIAQNARVGAGVPAEEFETGRRQFEKLLTIDPARAAEVILRGVHRRRGRVLIGWSAKLPDLLARVAPVSYQRVVAFALDRVGGESTRRLTTGSSVPAQRQPEAAPAADPAGEPA is encoded by the coding sequence GTGCGTAGGTTCGTCTTCATCGGCGGCACGGCTGTGGTGACCGGCGCCGCCAGCGGGATCGGCGAGGCCCTCGTGCACGGGCTGGCCCGCCGGGGCAGCGACCTGGTGCTGGTCGACCGCGACGCCGGGCGCCTCGACGCCGTCGTCGCGGCGGTCCGCGCCGCGCACCCCGACCGGCAGCTCACCGCCTACGTGGTCGACCTGGCCGACGCCGCCGCCACCGCGCGGGTGGCCGAGGAGATCCGCCGGCGGCACCCGGCGCTGCGGCTGCTGGTCAACAACGCGGGGGTGGCGCTGGGCGGCCGGTTCGACCAGGTGAGCCTGGACGAGTTCAGCTGGGTCGTCGACGTCAACTTCCGGGCCGTGGCGCAGCTGACCCACGCGCTGCTGCCCACCCTGCGGGTCGAGCCGGGCGCGCACCTGGTCAACGTCTCCAGCCTCTTCGGGATCATCGCCCCGGCCGGGCAGACCGCCTACGCGGCCAGCAAGTTCGCCGTCCGCGGCTTCACCGAGGCGCTGCGCCAGGAGCTGGCCGGCGAGGGGATCGGGGTGACCTGCGTGCACCCGGGGGGCATCCGCACCCGGATCGCGCAGAACGCCCGGGTGGGCGCCGGCGTGCCCGCCGAGGAGTTCGAGACCGGCCGCCGGCAGTTCGAGAAGCTGCTGACCATCGACCCCGCGAGGGCCGCCGAGGTGATCCTGCGCGGCGTGCACCGCCGCCGGGGCCGGGTGCTGATCGGCTGGTCGGCGAAGCTGCCCGACCTGCTGGCCCGGGTGGCGCCGGTGTCGTACCAGCGGGTCGTGGCCTTCGCGCTCGACCGCGTCGGGGGCGAGTCCACGCGCCGGCTCACCACCGGGTCGTCCGTCCCGGCGCAGCGGCAGCCCGAGGCGGCCCCGGCGGCCGACCCGGCCGGGGAGCCGGCGTGA
- a CDS encoding alpha/beta fold hydrolase: MSAPAGRRHVSVDGRRVCHRVDGDGPPVLLLHGIGRTLRDFTELHELLAGRFRVHSVDLPGYGGSLPMARPCTLPALGEFAAHYLDAVGVEEPAHVVGNSLGGAVAMRLAASAPARVASLTLVNSAGFGREVTIALRLLALRPLGRLLLRPTRWAARRAELSLFHDPALATAERVAHALAVARQPYAARVMLETARSLGTFRGVSPQWREELLAEVERLDVPTLIVWGDRDLILPAAHLDAARSRLPRARTHLFADCGHMPQIECAEEFHRLLVDFWAEAGADAAGR, from the coding sequence GTGAGCGCCCCGGCCGGACGCCGGCACGTGAGCGTGGACGGCCGCCGGGTGTGCCACCGCGTCGACGGCGACGGGCCGCCGGTGCTGCTGCTGCACGGCATCGGCCGCACCCTGCGCGACTTCACCGAGCTCCACGAGCTGCTCGCCGGGCGGTTCCGGGTACACAGCGTCGACCTGCCCGGCTACGGCGGTTCGCTGCCGATGGCCCGCCCCTGCACCCTGCCGGCGCTGGGCGAGTTCGCCGCCCACTACCTCGACGCCGTCGGCGTCGAGGAGCCGGCGCACGTGGTCGGCAACTCCCTCGGCGGCGCCGTCGCCATGCGCCTCGCGGCGTCCGCGCCGGCCCGGGTGGCCAGCCTGACGCTGGTCAACAGCGCCGGCTTCGGCCGGGAGGTGACCATCGCGCTGCGGCTGCTGGCGCTGCGCCCGCTGGGCCGGCTGCTGCTGCGGCCCACCCGGTGGGCCGCCCGCCGCGCCGAGCTGTCGCTCTTCCACGACCCGGCCCTCGCCACCGCCGAACGCGTCGCCCACGCCCTGGCGGTCGCCCGCCAGCCGTACGCCGCCCGGGTGATGCTGGAGACCGCGCGCAGCCTCGGCACCTTCCGGGGCGTCAGCCCGCAGTGGCGCGAGGAACTGCTGGCCGAGGTGGAACGGCTCGACGTGCCCACCCTAATCGTCTGGGGCGACCGGGACCTGATCCTGCCGGCGGCGCACCTCGACGCCGCCCGGTCCCGGCTGCCGCGCGCCCGCACCCACCTGTTCGCCGACTGCGGGCACATGCCACAGATCGAGTGCGCCGAGGAGTTCCACCGCCTGCTCGTCGACTTCTGGGCCGAGGCCGGCGCGGACGCCGCCGGCAGGTGA
- a CDS encoding ABC transporter permease, producing MSRVLGELAVLDDVGPPRRGRAYPAAGATSALLLPALLLLGGLVAWPVLRTLHASVTTDGRWVGAEHFRTALAAPGTGAVVGRTLLWALLVPAVVTVLGYLLAAASRRSQEGGLVRLILVVPTALPLVVTGVTFRLMYDPDPERGLATLVAATLTGRSAADAPQLLGPRLVTVALMSAFVWAWVGLAVLVFRAALDAVPPSLADAVRAYGGNRRDVLWDAQWRPLLLRTVAVVFTLAALGTARTFDLILVMTPGSVRDEASVLALRVWQTSNGATTGEGAALGVVWLVAVAAGMLVAALFVRQAWPPPRDPVPVAPEPVAPAPRRTIRLLVAGAAVAWLVPLGVLLATSLHGTVDAAARGWWWSPPGLDSYRDLLTGAELWRTLGFTLVLATVVTALVLGVALLAAYPLAWLTGPPAQATGLLLMAASIVPVQVIAGPVNEVLGVVLSSGTARGLALVHVALGVPFAVLVLRNAFADLPAEQVRAARVGGRHWWGTLRLLARHNRPAVVAVAVLEFVQVWNDLVVGLLFSGPGALPLGLFLAGQTRGFAANSGALAAGSVIASVLPVLLVVLARRQLVAGLVAGGVR from the coding sequence ATGAGCCGGGTCCTGGGCGAGCTGGCGGTCCTCGACGACGTCGGGCCGCCCCGGCGCGGGCGGGCCTACCCGGCGGCGGGGGCCACCTCGGCGCTGCTGCTGCCCGCCCTGCTGCTGCTCGGCGGGCTGGTGGCGTGGCCGGTGCTACGTACGCTGCACGCCAGCGTCACCACCGACGGCCGGTGGGTGGGCGCGGAGCACTTCCGCACCGCGCTGGCCGCGCCCGGCACCGGCGCCGTGGTGGGACGCACGCTGCTCTGGGCGCTGCTGGTGCCGGCGGTGGTCACCGTCCTGGGCTACCTGCTCGCCGCCGCCTCGCGCCGCTCGCAGGAGGGCGGGCTGGTCCGCCTCATCCTGGTGGTGCCCACCGCGCTGCCGCTGGTGGTCACCGGGGTCACCTTCCGGCTGATGTACGACCCGGACCCGGAACGCGGGCTGGCCACGCTGGTCGCCGCGACGCTGACCGGCCGGTCGGCGGCCGACGCCCCGCAACTGCTCGGCCCCCGCCTGGTCACGGTGGCGCTGATGTCGGCGTTCGTGTGGGCGTGGGTCGGGCTGGCCGTGCTGGTGTTCCGGGCCGCCCTCGACGCGGTGCCGCCCAGCCTCGCCGACGCGGTGCGCGCCTACGGCGGCAACCGCCGCGACGTGCTCTGGGACGCGCAGTGGCGGCCACTGCTGCTGCGCACCGTGGCGGTGGTGTTCACCCTGGCGGCGCTCGGCACCGCCCGGACGTTCGACCTGATCCTGGTGATGACGCCCGGCTCGGTGCGCGACGAGGCGTCGGTGCTCGCCCTGCGGGTCTGGCAGACCTCCAACGGCGCCACCACCGGCGAGGGCGCCGCGCTCGGCGTGGTGTGGCTGGTGGCGGTGGCCGCCGGCATGCTGGTAGCCGCGCTGTTCGTGCGGCAGGCGTGGCCGCCGCCCCGGGACCCGGTGCCCGTCGCGCCCGAACCGGTGGCGCCCGCGCCACGCCGGACGATCCGGCTGCTGGTGGCGGGCGCGGCGGTCGCCTGGCTGGTGCCGCTCGGGGTGCTGCTCGCCACCTCGCTGCACGGGACGGTGGACGCGGCGGCCCGGGGCTGGTGGTGGAGCCCGCCCGGCCTCGACTCCTACCGGGACCTGCTGACCGGCGCGGAGCTGTGGCGCACGCTGGGCTTCACGCTGGTGCTGGCGACCGTGGTCACCGCCCTGGTGCTGGGCGTCGCGCTGCTCGCCGCGTACCCGCTGGCCTGGCTGACCGGGCCACCCGCCCAGGCCACCGGGCTGCTGCTGATGGCCGCCAGCATCGTGCCGGTGCAGGTCATCGCCGGGCCGGTCAACGAGGTGCTCGGCGTGGTGCTCTCCTCCGGCACGGCGCGTGGCCTGGCGCTGGTGCACGTCGCGCTGGGCGTGCCGTTCGCCGTGCTGGTGCTGCGCAACGCGTTCGCGGACCTGCCCGCCGAGCAGGTACGCGCGGCCCGGGTGGGCGGGCGGCACTGGTGGGGCACCCTGCGGCTGCTCGCCCGGCACAACCGCCCGGCCGTGGTGGCGGTCGCGGTGCTGGAGTTCGTCCAGGTGTGGAACGACCTGGTGGTGGGTCTGCTGTTCAGCGGTCCCGGCGCGCTGCCGCTGGGGCTGTTCCTCGCCGGCCAGACCCGGGGCTTCGCGGCCAACAGCGGGGCGCTCGCCGCCGGCTCGGTCATCGCCTCCGTCCTGCCGGTGCTGCTGGTGGTGCTGGCCCGCCGCCAGCTCGTCGCCGGCCTGGTCGCCGGGGGCGTGCGGTGA
- a CDS encoding DUF2470 domain-containing protein has product MTAPFGADVVAAVCRHMNDDHAGDSLLICRTLGGQPAATRARATGLDAEGMEFAVTVDDIEVPVRVPFAHRLSERAQIRQEVVRMYREACQRSGLPPRPAG; this is encoded by the coding sequence GTGACCGCCCCGTTCGGCGCCGACGTGGTCGCCGCCGTCTGCCGGCACATGAACGACGACCACGCCGGGGACTCGCTGCTCATCTGCCGCACGCTCGGCGGGCAGCCGGCGGCCACCCGGGCCCGGGCCACCGGCCTGGACGCCGAGGGGATGGAGTTCGCCGTGACCGTGGACGACATCGAGGTCCCGGTGCGGGTGCCGTTCGCCCACCGGCTGAGCGAACGCGCCCAGATCCGGCAGGAGGTGGTGCGGATGTACCGGGAGGCGTGCCAGCGGTCCGGCCTCCCACCGCGCCCGGCCGGCTGA
- a CDS encoding GntR family transcriptional regulator, whose product MTHPSPSGRTAAPSAAERAYRHLKREILEQIHPGGSLVSEGEIAEATGVSRTPVREALLRLEAEGLVRLYPKRGALIRPVSAREITDVIEARRLVELHAAERVWPRRAALRGDLAARLAEMRDAHAAGDLAALMQADRAFHATVVDAAGNEILAELYQRLRDRQLRMGEASFRLSPGWAETALTEHADQLAALDSDDPGRWLAAVAAHIDNAAAVLRSLR is encoded by the coding sequence ATGACGCATCCCTCCCCGTCGGGCCGGACGGCCGCGCCCTCGGCCGCCGAACGCGCCTACCGGCACCTCAAGCGCGAGATCCTGGAGCAGATCCACCCGGGCGGGTCGCTGGTCAGCGAGGGGGAGATCGCCGAGGCCACCGGGGTCTCCCGCACCCCGGTCCGGGAGGCGCTGCTCCGCCTGGAGGCGGAGGGACTGGTCCGCCTCTACCCCAAGCGGGGCGCCCTGATCCGCCCGGTCTCCGCCCGCGAGATCACCGACGTGATCGAGGCGCGGCGGCTGGTCGAGCTGCACGCCGCCGAGCGGGTCTGGCCCCGGCGCGCGGCGCTGCGGGGCGACCTCGCCGCCCGGCTGGCCGAGATGCGGGACGCGCACGCCGCCGGTGACCTGGCCGCGTTGATGCAGGCCGACCGGGCGTTCCACGCCACCGTCGTGGACGCCGCCGGCAACGAGATCCTCGCCGAGCTGTACCAGCGGCTGCGCGACCGGCAGCTGCGGATGGGGGAGGCTAGCTTCCGGCTCTCGCCCGGCTGGGCCGAGACGGCGCTCACCGAGCACGCCGACCAGCTCGCCGCACTCGACTCCGACGACCCCGGGCGCTGGCTCGCCGCCGTCGCCGCGCACATCGACAACGCCGCGGCCGTGCTGCGGTCCCTGCGGTGA
- a CDS encoding flavin-containing monooxygenase translates to MATEHVDVLIVGAGLSGVGAACHLRRNCPEKTYAVLESRDAIGGTWDLFRYPGVRSDSDMFTLGYSFKPWTDPKAIAEGDSIRDYVRRTADEYGVTDHIRFRHRVLRADWDSASARWTVHAQRDDTGETVALTCSFLFTCAGYYRYDAGYAPRFPGTERFAGRIVHPQHWPADLDHTGKRVVVIGSGATAVTLVPAMAERAAHVTMLQRSPTYVLALPSRDVLADALRRWLPAKAAYPVVRWKNVLLSTANFQLSRRAPALVRRLLLRAARGRLPAGYDVDRHFSPRYDPWDQRLCVVPDGDLFTAVARGRASVVTDTVDTFTERGVRLGSGEELAADVVVTATGLNLLALGGMTLTVDGAEVELPDTVAYKGMMLSGVPNFAMTLGYTNASWTLKADLVATYVCRLLRHLDRTGQQVVTPLPPPDGELEPIIDLTAGYVLRSVDALPKQGARAPWRLHQNYPRDVLLMRHGRLTDPGVRFSRAGTPERRTARA, encoded by the coding sequence ATGGCCACCGAACACGTCGACGTGCTCATCGTCGGCGCCGGCCTGTCCGGCGTGGGTGCCGCCTGCCACCTGCGCCGCAACTGCCCGGAGAAGACGTACGCGGTGCTGGAGTCCCGCGACGCGATCGGCGGCACCTGGGACCTGTTCCGTTATCCCGGCGTCCGGTCGGACTCCGACATGTTCACCCTCGGCTACTCCTTCAAGCCGTGGACCGACCCGAAGGCCATCGCCGAGGGCGACTCGATCCGCGACTACGTCCGCCGCACCGCCGACGAGTACGGCGTCACCGACCACATCCGCTTCCGGCACCGGGTGCTGCGGGCCGACTGGGACAGCGCGAGCGCCCGCTGGACGGTGCACGCCCAGCGCGACGACACCGGCGAGACGGTCGCGCTGACCTGTTCCTTCCTGTTCACCTGCGCCGGCTACTACCGCTACGACGCCGGGTACGCCCCGAGGTTCCCCGGCACCGAGCGGTTCGCGGGGCGGATCGTGCACCCGCAGCACTGGCCCGCCGACCTCGACCACACCGGCAAGCGGGTGGTGGTGATCGGCAGCGGCGCCACCGCAGTGACCCTGGTGCCCGCGATGGCCGAGCGGGCCGCCCACGTCACCATGCTCCAGCGCTCACCCACGTACGTCCTGGCGCTGCCGTCGCGCGACGTGCTGGCCGACGCGCTGCGGCGCTGGCTGCCGGCGAAGGCCGCGTATCCGGTGGTGCGCTGGAAGAACGTCCTGCTCTCCACCGCCAACTTCCAGCTCAGCCGGCGCGCCCCCGCGTTGGTCCGGCGGCTGCTGCTGCGCGCCGCCCGGGGCCGGCTGCCGGCCGGCTACGACGTCGACCGGCACTTCTCGCCCCGCTACGACCCCTGGGACCAGCGGCTGTGCGTGGTGCCCGACGGCGACCTGTTCACCGCGGTGGCGCGGGGGAGGGCGTCGGTGGTCACCGACACCGTCGACACCTTCACCGAGCGGGGCGTCCGGCTCGGCTCCGGCGAGGAGCTGGCCGCGGACGTCGTCGTCACCGCCACCGGGCTCAACCTGCTCGCCCTCGGCGGCATGACGCTGACCGTGGACGGCGCCGAGGTGGAGCTGCCCGACACCGTCGCCTACAAGGGGATGATGCTCTCCGGGGTGCCGAACTTCGCGATGACCCTCGGCTACACCAACGCCTCGTGGACGCTGAAGGCCGACCTGGTGGCCACCTACGTCTGCCGGCTGCTGCGGCACCTGGACCGCACCGGCCAGCAGGTCGTCACCCCGCTGCCGCCGCCCGACGGCGAGCTGGAGCCGATCATCGATTTGACGGCCGGCTACGTGCTGCGCAGCGTCGACGCCCTGCCCAAGCAGGGCGCCCGGGCGCCGTGGCGGCTGCACCAGAACTATCCCCGGGACGTCCTGCTGATGCGGCACGGCCGGCTCACCGACCCCGGCGTGCGGTTCTCCCGCGCCGGCACACCGGAACGGAGGACCGCCCGTGCGTAG
- a CDS encoding biliverdin-producing heme oxygenase: protein MRPTSTPFSAELRAASAEAHQGAESQRYVSALVAGELDRAGYAALVGQHHVIYEALEGAAEAMRHDPLAGPFVDDALTRLPALAADLEFLLGPDWRRRIDPTPATVAYAGRLGAVCASSPERFVAHHYTRYLGDLSGGLHIGRSLARHYGLTGDAGAAFYRFDRIPSPKAYKDAYRARLDALPLDEVGRAALRAEVLVAYRHNTEVLAALSHLVPATDAEVAA from the coding sequence TTGCGCCCGACCAGCACCCCGTTCTCCGCCGAGCTGCGGGCCGCCAGCGCCGAGGCCCACCAGGGCGCGGAGTCCCAGCGGTACGTCTCCGCCCTGGTGGCCGGCGAGCTGGACCGCGCCGGCTACGCCGCGCTGGTGGGGCAGCACCACGTGATCTACGAGGCGCTGGAGGGCGCCGCCGAGGCGATGCGCCACGACCCGCTCGCCGGCCCGTTCGTCGACGACGCGCTGACCCGGCTGCCCGCCCTCGCCGCGGACCTGGAGTTCCTGCTCGGGCCCGACTGGCGCCGACGGATCGACCCGACCCCGGCGACGGTCGCCTACGCCGGGCGCCTCGGCGCGGTCTGCGCCAGCTCACCGGAGCGGTTCGTCGCCCACCACTACACCCGCTACCTCGGCGACCTCTCCGGCGGCCTGCACATCGGACGGTCCCTCGCCCGGCACTACGGGCTGACCGGGGACGCCGGGGCGGCGTTCTACCGGTTCGACCGGATCCCCAGCCCGAAGGCGTACAAGGACGCCTACCGGGCAAGGCTGGACGCCCTCCCGCTCGACGAGGTGGGTCGGGCCGCGCTGCGGGCCGAGGTGCTCGTGGCGTACCGGCACAACACCGAGGTCCTCGCCGCCCTGTCCCACCTCGTGCCGGCCACGGACGCGGAGGTGGCCGCGTGA
- a CDS encoding ATP-binding cassette domain-containing protein, translated as MATLRLCELVAVPGAAAVTLDVAAGATAALAAAPPIGTAVARVVSGLAPPVAGRVLVGNREVTTLAPPQRRIAYVPAGGALLPHLSVRRNIAYGQRRRERVRDMADAWTATVVDRLELAPTLELRPHLLSEAQRFRVALARAVACLPEVLVIDLPTGPAGGGRLTDLVGRLSPTNTPGVAVLVCTADPGSLADVPVVAEVGG; from the coding sequence ATGGCCACGTTACGACTGTGCGAGCTCGTCGCCGTGCCCGGCGCCGCCGCGGTGACCCTCGACGTCGCCGCCGGTGCCACGGCCGCCCTGGCCGCCGCCCCGCCGATCGGCACCGCCGTCGCCCGGGTGGTGAGCGGGCTGGCCCCGCCGGTCGCCGGCCGGGTCCTGGTCGGCAACCGGGAGGTGACCACCCTGGCACCGCCGCAGCGCCGCATCGCCTACGTGCCGGCCGGCGGCGCGCTGCTGCCCCACCTGAGCGTGCGCCGCAACATCGCCTACGGCCAGCGCCGACGGGAACGGGTGCGGGACATGGCCGACGCGTGGACGGCGACGGTGGTCGACCGGCTGGAGCTGGCTCCGACGCTGGAGCTGCGACCGCACCTGCTGTCGGAGGCGCAGCGGTTCCGGGTGGCGCTCGCCCGGGCGGTGGCCTGCCTGCCCGAGGTGCTGGTGATCGACCTGCCGACCGGACCGGCCGGCGGTGGGCGGCTGACCGACCTGGTCGGCAGGCTCTCCCCGACGAACACCCCGGGGGTGGCGGTGCTGGTGTGCACGGCCGACCCGGGCTCGCTGGCCGACGTGCCGGTCGTCGCCGAGGTGGGCGGGTGA
- a CDS encoding TetR/AcrR family transcriptional regulator: protein MTPARTATGSATGRGRRAARSVGDERELAILATAERLLGQRAFADISIDDLARGAGISRPTFYFYFPSKDAVLLTLLDRVIEEADAAAGNVLERLAEDPPARWRELIDRFHETFGAHRAVVLACAQVRGTNAEVRRLWARVLERWVHAIETAIVAERRRGAAPDGVPARDLAIALNSMNERVWYATFAGDGPAVAERDVVDVLRDVWLAAIYRGTAPPPA, encoded by the coding sequence ATGACACCCGCCCGTACGGCCACCGGCAGCGCGACCGGGCGCGGACGGCGCGCGGCGCGCTCCGTCGGCGACGAGCGGGAGCTGGCCATCCTGGCGACCGCCGAGCGGCTGCTGGGGCAGCGGGCCTTCGCCGACATCTCGATCGACGACCTGGCGCGCGGGGCCGGCATCTCCCGGCCCACCTTCTACTTCTACTTCCCGTCCAAGGACGCGGTGCTGCTGACGCTGCTGGACCGGGTCATCGAGGAGGCCGACGCCGCCGCCGGGAACGTGCTGGAGCGGCTGGCCGAGGACCCACCGGCGCGCTGGCGGGAGCTGATCGACCGGTTCCACGAGACGTTCGGCGCGCACCGCGCGGTGGTGCTGGCCTGCGCCCAGGTGCGCGGCACCAACGCCGAGGTGCGCCGGCTCTGGGCGAGGGTGCTGGAGCGCTGGGTGCACGCGATCGAGACCGCGATCGTGGCCGAACGGCGGCGCGGGGCCGCCCCCGACGGCGTGCCGGCCCGCGACCTCGCCATCGCGCTCAACTCGATGAACGAGCGCGTCTGGTACGCCACCTTCGCCGGCGACGGGCCGGCGGTGGCGGAGCGCGACGTGGTCGACGTGCTGCGCGACGTGTGGCTGGCCGCGATCTACCGCGGCACCGCTCCCCCGCCGGCCTGA